A window of the Lolium perenne isolate Kyuss_39 chromosome 7, Kyuss_2.0, whole genome shotgun sequence genome harbors these coding sequences:
- the LOC127317761 gene encoding bZIP transcription factor 46 — MEMPGGSGGGAALARQGSIYSLTFDEFQSALGGAGKDFGSMNMDELLRNIWTAEESNAIAAAPAAANVDAQPQQPILRQGSMTLPRTISQMTVDEVWRDLMGFCDDEPDAPLPPQPHPQAQPQRQPTLGAMTLEEFLVRAGVVREDMGGQTVVVPARAQAQAQHLFPPQANVVATTMQMGNGVVGQAAGGGMTVAAPTTPVVLNGFGKMEGDDLSSLSPVPYPFDTAMRARKGPTVEKVVERRQRRMIKNRESAARSRQRKQAYIMELEAEVAKLKETNEELQKKQVEMLQKQKNEVIERIEEQLGPKAKRFCLRRTLTGPW; from the exons ATGGAGATGCCGGGAGGGAGCGGGGGCGGCGCGGCGCTGGCCAGGCAGGGGTCGATCTACTCGCTCACCTTCGACGAGTTCCAGTCCGCGCTCGGCGGCGCCGGCAAGGACTTCGGGTCCATGAACATGGACGAGCTGCTCCGCAACATCTGGACCGCCGAGGAGTCCAACGCCATAGCCGCCGCCCCTGCCGCCGCCAATGTCGACGCCCAGCCGCAGCAGCCCATCCTGCGCCAGGGCTCCATGACGCTGCCCCGCACCATCAGCCAGATGACCGTCGACGAGGTCTGGCGCGACCTCATGGGCTTCTGCGACGACGAGCCGGATGCCCCCCTGCCGCCGCAGCCGCATCCTCAGGCGCAGCCGcagcggcagccgacgctggggGCCATGACGCTGGAGGAGTTCCTCGTGCGCGCCGGCGTCGTGCGGGAGGACATGGGGGGCCAGACCGTCGTGGTGCCGGCGCGGGCGCAGGCGCAGGCACAGCATCTGTTCCCTCCTCAGGCCAATGTGGTCGCCACGACCATGCAGATGGGGAACGGAGTCGTCGGGCAGGCCGCTGGCGGAGGGATGACGGTGGCGGCGCCGACCACGCCGGTCGTGCTCAACGGCTTCGGGAAGATGGAGGGCGACgatctctcctctctctcgccGGTGCCGTATCCCTTCGACACTGCGATGAGGGCCAGGAAGGGGCCCACCGTCGAGAAGGTGGTCGAGAGGAGGCAGCGGCGCATGATCAAGAACCGGGAGTCGGCCGCCAGGTCCCGCCAGAGGAAGCAG GCTTATATAATGGAGTTGGAAGCTGAGGTAGCAAAACTGAAGGAGACCAATGAGGAATTGCAGAAAAAACAG GTGGAAATGCTACAGAAGCAAAAGAATGAG GTTATAGAGAGAATTGAAGAGCAACTTGGACCAAAGGCAAAGAGATTTTGCTTGCGAAGAACACTGACCGGTCCATGGTAG